The proteins below come from a single Mycobacterium parmense genomic window:
- a CDS encoding helix-turn-helix transcriptional regulator — MKIPAASASAAASVAVSAPDRQTRRAIVRLLVESGSITAGEIGDRLGLAAAGVRRHLDALIDAGDAEATAPAAWQQVGRGRPAKRYRLTAAGRAKLEHAYDDLASAAMRQLREIGGEQAVQTFARRRIDSILAGVEGADSAADAAVEAAAGRVADALTRAGYVATTTRVGGPIHGVQICQHHCPVSHVAQEFPELCDAEQQAMSEVLGTHVQRLATIVNGDCACTTHVPLTQTSIPAPSPRRTTTSDEGVSR, encoded by the coding sequence GTGAAAATCCCCGCGGCCTCCGCTTCGGCTGCTGCCTCCGTTGCGGTCTCCGCGCCGGACAGGCAGACGCGCCGCGCGATCGTGCGGCTGCTGGTCGAGTCGGGATCGATCACCGCGGGTGAGATCGGCGACCGGCTGGGTCTGGCGGCGGCCGGCGTGCGCCGCCACCTCGACGCGCTGATCGACGCCGGCGACGCCGAGGCCACGGCCCCTGCGGCCTGGCAGCAGGTCGGACGCGGGCGGCCCGCCAAGCGGTACCGGCTCACCGCGGCCGGTCGGGCCAAGCTCGAGCACGCCTATGACGACCTCGCGTCGGCGGCCATGCGGCAACTGCGCGAGATCGGCGGCGAGCAGGCGGTCCAGACGTTCGCCCGCCGGCGGATCGACTCCATTCTGGCGGGCGTCGAGGGCGCCGACAGCGCGGCGGACGCCGCCGTCGAGGCCGCGGCGGGCAGGGTCGCCGACGCGCTGACCCGGGCCGGCTACGTGGCCACCACCACGCGGGTCGGCGGACCCATTCACGGCGTGCAGATCTGTCAGCATCACTGCCCGGTTTCGCATGTCGCGCAGGAGTTCCCGGAGCTCTGCGACGCCGAGCAGCAGGCCATGTCCGAGGTGCTCGGCACCCACGTGCAGCGGCTGGCAACCATCGTCAACGGCGACTGCGCCTGCACCACGCACGTTCCCCTGACACAGACATCGATCCCGGCGCCCAGCCCGCGCCGCACCACCACGAGCGACGAAGGAGTGTCTCGATGA
- a CDS encoding metal-sulfur cluster assembly factor, with product MSETAAPGEEFLADVEEAMRDVVDPELGINVVDLGLVYGMNVEEGEEGTVALIDMTLTSAACPLTDVIEDQSRSALVGSGLVDDLRINWVWNPPWGPDKITEDGREQLRALGFTV from the coding sequence ATGAGCGAGACCGCCGCACCGGGTGAGGAATTCCTGGCCGACGTCGAGGAGGCGATGCGCGACGTCGTCGACCCCGAGCTGGGCATCAACGTCGTGGACCTGGGACTGGTCTACGGCATGAATGTCGAGGAGGGCGAGGAGGGAACCGTGGCGCTCATCGACATGACCCTGACGTCGGCGGCCTGCCCGCTGACCGACGTGATCGAAGACCAGTCGCGCAGCGCGCTGGTCGGCAGCGGCCTGGTGGACGACCTGCGCATCAACTGGGTGTGGAATCCGCCGTGGGGCCCCGACAAGATCACCGAAGACGGACGCGAGCAGCTGCGCGCCCTGGGCTTCACCGTCTGA
- the sufB gene encoding Fe-S cluster assembly protein SufB, with the protein MTLTPEAQKTAVQTTPEPTAAPMSQEQAIASLGRYGYGWSDSDVAGASAQRGLSEAVVRDISAKKNEPEWMLEHRLKALHIFGRKPMPNWGSNLEGIDFDNIKYFVRSTEKQAATWDDLPEDIRNTYDKLGIPEAEKQRLVSGVAAQYESEVVYHQIREDLEAQGVIFLDTDTALREHPEIFRQYFGTVIPAGDNKFSALNSAVWSGGSFIYVPPGVHVDIPLQAYFRINTENMGQFERTLIIVDENAYVHYVEGCTAPIYKSDSLHSAVVEIVVKPGGRCRYTTIQNWSNNVYNLVTKRARAEAGATMEWVDGNIGSKVTMKYPAVWMTGEHAKGEVLSVAFAGEGQHQDAGAKMLHLAPNTSSNIVSKSVARGGGRTSYRGLVQVNKGAHGSRSSVKCDALLVDTISRSDTYPYVDIREDDVTMGHEATVSKVSDNQLFYLMSRGLTEDEAMAMVVRGFVEPIAKELPMEYALELNRLIELQMEGAVG; encoded by the coding sequence ATGACCCTCACCCCGGAGGCCCAGAAGACCGCCGTACAGACCACCCCGGAACCCACCGCGGCGCCGATGAGCCAGGAGCAGGCGATCGCCTCGCTGGGCCGGTACGGCTACGGCTGGTCGGACTCCGACGTCGCGGGCGCCAGCGCACAGCGCGGGCTGTCCGAGGCGGTGGTCCGTGACATCTCGGCGAAGAAGAACGAGCCGGAGTGGATGCTGGAGCACCGGCTCAAGGCGCTGCACATCTTCGGGCGCAAGCCGATGCCGAACTGGGGCTCCAACCTCGAGGGCATCGACTTCGACAACATCAAGTACTTCGTCCGGTCCACGGAGAAGCAGGCCGCCACGTGGGATGACCTGCCCGAGGACATCCGCAACACCTACGACAAGCTGGGCATCCCGGAAGCCGAGAAGCAGCGCCTGGTCTCCGGTGTCGCCGCCCAGTACGAGTCGGAGGTGGTCTACCACCAGATCCGCGAAGACCTCGAGGCCCAGGGCGTCATCTTCCTGGACACCGACACGGCGCTGCGCGAGCACCCGGAGATCTTCCGCCAGTACTTCGGCACCGTGATCCCGGCCGGCGACAACAAGTTCTCGGCGCTGAACTCCGCCGTCTGGAGTGGGGGATCGTTCATCTACGTCCCGCCGGGCGTGCACGTCGACATCCCGCTGCAGGCCTACTTCCGGATCAACACCGAGAACATGGGCCAGTTCGAGCGGACGCTGATCATCGTCGACGAAAACGCCTACGTCCACTACGTCGAGGGCTGCACCGCGCCGATCTACAAGTCGGATTCGCTGCACTCGGCGGTGGTGGAGATCGTCGTGAAGCCCGGTGGCCGTTGCCGTTACACGACCATCCAGAACTGGTCGAACAACGTCTACAACCTGGTGACCAAGCGGGCGCGCGCCGAAGCGGGCGCCACCATGGAGTGGGTCGACGGCAACATCGGCTCCAAGGTCACCATGAAGTACCCGGCCGTGTGGATGACCGGTGAGCACGCCAAGGGCGAGGTGTTGTCCGTCGCGTTCGCCGGCGAGGGCCAGCACCAGGACGCGGGCGCCAAGATGCTGCACCTGGCGCCCAACACGTCGAGCAACATCGTGTCCAAGTCGGTGGCCCGCGGCGGCGGCCGCACCTCCTACCGCGGCCTCGTGCAGGTGAACAAGGGCGCGCACGGCTCCCGCTCCAGCGTGAAATGCGATGCGTTGCTTGTCGATACGATCAGCCGCAGCGACACCTACCCTTACGTCGACATTCGTGAGGACGACGTGACGATGGGCCACGAGGCCACCGTGTCGAAGGTCAGCGACAACCAGCTGTTCTACCTGATGAGCCGCGGGCTGACCGAAGACGAGGCGATGGCCATGGTGGTGCGCGGCTTCGTCGAGCCGATCGCCAAGGAGCTGCCCATGGAGTACGCCCTGGAGCTCAACCGGCTGATCGAATTGCAGATGGAGGGCGCGGTCGGATGA
- a CDS encoding cysteine desulfurase: protein MTATPLDVDAIRADFPILKRVMRGGNQLAYLDSGATSQRPLQVLDAERDFLINSNGAVHRGAHQLMEEATDAYEQGRADVAAFVGAGADELVFTRNATEALNLASYVLGDNRFDRSVGEGDVIVVTELEHHANLVPWQELARRSGATLRWYGVTDDGRIDLDSLRLDDRVKVVAFSHHSNVTGAVAPVAELVARARSVGALTVLDACQSVPHQPVDLGSLCVDFAAFSGHKMLGPNGIGALYARGEVLAEMPPFLTGGSMIENVTMEHSTYAPAPQRFEAGTPMTSQVVGLGAAARYLSAIGMDAVEAHERRLVAAAIEGLSGIDGVRILGPTSMENRGSPVAFVVEGVHAHDVGQVLDDDGVAVRVGHHCAMPLHRRFGIAATARASFAVYNTDDEVDRLVAGVRRALEFFGRD, encoded by the coding sequence ATGACCGCGACACCGCTGGACGTCGACGCGATCCGCGCTGACTTCCCGATCTTGAAGCGCGTCATGCGCGGTGGGAACCAGTTGGCCTATCTGGATTCCGGCGCCACCTCACAGCGCCCGTTGCAGGTCCTCGACGCCGAACGCGACTTCCTGATCAACTCCAACGGCGCGGTCCACCGCGGTGCGCACCAGCTCATGGAGGAGGCCACCGACGCCTACGAGCAGGGCCGCGCGGACGTCGCGGCATTCGTGGGCGCGGGCGCCGACGAGTTGGTGTTCACCCGCAACGCCACCGAGGCCCTCAACCTGGCGTCCTATGTGCTGGGCGACAACCGGTTCGACCGCTCGGTCGGCGAGGGCGACGTCATCGTCGTGACCGAGCTCGAGCACCACGCCAACCTGGTGCCCTGGCAGGAACTCGCCCGCCGCTCCGGCGCCACCTTGCGCTGGTACGGCGTCACGGACGACGGGCGTATCGACCTGGACTCCCTGCGGCTGGACGACCGCGTGAAAGTGGTGGCGTTCAGCCATCATTCCAACGTCACCGGTGCGGTGGCCCCGGTGGCCGAACTGGTCGCCCGGGCCCGGTCGGTGGGCGCGCTGACCGTGCTCGACGCCTGCCAGTCGGTGCCGCACCAGCCGGTCGACCTGGGCTCGCTGTGCGTCGACTTCGCCGCCTTCTCCGGGCACAAGATGCTGGGGCCCAACGGGATCGGCGCGTTGTACGCCCGAGGGGAGGTGCTGGCGGAGATGCCGCCGTTCCTCACCGGCGGGTCGATGATCGAGAACGTGACAATGGAGCACTCCACCTACGCGCCGGCGCCGCAGCGCTTCGAGGCGGGCACCCCGATGACGTCGCAGGTGGTCGGTCTCGGCGCGGCGGCCCGCTACCTGTCGGCGATCGGCATGGACGCGGTCGAAGCCCACGAACGCCGGCTGGTCGCCGCGGCCATCGAGGGACTGTCGGGCATCGACGGCGTGCGGATCCTCGGGCCGACGTCGATGGAGAACCGTGGCTCGCCGGTGGCTTTCGTCGTCGAGGGCGTGCACGCCCACGACGTGGGGCAGGTGCTCGACGACGACGGGGTCGCCGTGCGGGTGGGGCATCACTGCGCGATGCCGCTGCACCGCCGGTTCGGCATAGCGGCCACCGCGCGGGCGTCGTTCGCCGTGTACAACACCGACGACGAGGTGGACCGACTGGTGGCCGGCGTGCGACGTGCGCTCGAATTCTTCGGGAGAGACTGA
- the sufC gene encoding Fe-S cluster assembly ATPase SufC codes for MTTLEIKDLHVSVEDPNAAEGAREIPILNGVNLTVGSGETHAVMGPNGSGKSTLSYAIAGHPKYHVTSGSITLDGQDVLSMSVDERARAGLFLAMQYPVEVPGVSMSNFLRSAATAVRGEPPKLRHWVKEVKAAMGELEIDAAFAERSVNEGFSGGEKKRHEILQLGLLKPKIAILDETDSGLDVDALRVVSEGVNRYAEAEHGGILLITHYTRILRYIRPQFVHVFVGGRIVESGGPELADELEENGYERFTQAAAAGA; via the coding sequence ATGACGACCCTGGAAATCAAAGACCTGCACGTCAGTGTCGAAGACCCGAACGCAGCCGAGGGCGCCCGCGAGATCCCCATCCTCAACGGGGTGAACCTGACCGTCGGATCCGGTGAGACGCACGCCGTCATGGGCCCCAACGGTTCTGGGAAGTCCACGTTGTCCTATGCCATCGCCGGGCACCCCAAGTACCACGTGACCTCCGGCTCGATCACGCTGGACGGCCAGGACGTGCTGAGCATGAGCGTCGACGAGCGCGCCCGCGCCGGGCTGTTCCTGGCCATGCAGTACCCGGTCGAGGTGCCCGGGGTGTCGATGTCGAACTTCCTGCGCAGCGCGGCCACCGCCGTCCGCGGCGAGCCGCCGAAACTGCGGCACTGGGTCAAAGAGGTCAAGGCCGCCATGGGCGAGCTCGAGATCGATGCGGCCTTTGCCGAACGCAGTGTCAACGAGGGCTTTTCGGGCGGAGAGAAGAAGCGCCACGAGATCCTGCAGCTGGGACTGCTCAAGCCGAAGATCGCCATCCTGGACGAGACGGACTCCGGCCTGGACGTCGACGCGCTGCGTGTGGTCAGCGAGGGCGTGAACCGCTATGCGGAAGCCGAGCACGGGGGCATCCTGCTGATCACCCACTACACGCGGATCCTGCGCTACATCCGCCCGCAGTTCGTGCACGTGTTCGTCGGGGGCCGGATCGTCGAATCCGGCGGGCCGGAACTGGCCGACGAACTCGAGGAGAACGGCTACGAGCGCTTCACGCAGGCCGCTGCCGCGGGGGCGTAG
- a CDS encoding DUF5666 domain-containing protein has translation MWGPVGGSGKRRVPAISPPTTPTSVPAAAPPAPSVAKDYVEGMIESVSGTAVGLRTRTGSAAVDFTPATRVVDVAPAKLSDITPGSCVNVRATPQSGPPAGGAITAQTVTITPGVDGRCPPPAGFYGTVAAVSGNTITVMGVGGQPATTNVNVVDATSYTMQTATDTRAIQNGKCMGAQGDTIDGVLHAAMISLQACPPMGHHHHHLHLPHFHL, from the coding sequence ATGTGGGGTCCGGTCGGCGGCTCCGGCAAGCGCCGCGTGCCGGCCATCTCGCCCCCCACGACGCCCACGTCGGTGCCGGCCGCGGCGCCGCCCGCGCCGTCGGTGGCCAAGGATTACGTCGAGGGGATGATCGAATCGGTATCGGGCACCGCGGTCGGGCTGCGGACCCGCACCGGGTCGGCGGCGGTGGACTTCACACCGGCCACCCGGGTGGTGGACGTCGCCCCGGCAAAACTGAGCGACATCACCCCCGGCAGCTGCGTCAACGTCCGCGCCACGCCGCAGAGCGGGCCGCCCGCCGGTGGCGCGATCACCGCGCAGACCGTGACGATCACGCCCGGCGTCGACGGCAGGTGCCCGCCCCCGGCGGGCTTCTACGGCACGGTCGCGGCGGTGTCGGGCAACACCATCACGGTCATGGGTGTCGGCGGTCAGCCGGCGACCACCAACGTCAACGTCGTCGACGCGACCTCATACACGATGCAGACGGCCACCGACACACGGGCGATCCAGAACGGCAAATGCATGGGCGCCCAGGGAGACACCATCGATGGTGTGCTGCACGCGGCGATGATCAGCCTGCAGGCGTGCCCCCCGATGGGGCACCATCACCACCACCTTCACCTGCCCCACTTTCACCTGTAG
- the sufU gene encoding Fe-S cluster assembly sulfur transfer protein SufU, with product MTVRLEQIYQDVILDHYKHPQHRGLREPFGAQVFHVNPTCGDEITLRVALSGDGETVTDVSYDGQGCSISQAATSVLTQQVIGQSVPQALETVSAFTEMVSSRGTVEGDEDVLGDGVAFAGVAKYPARVKCALLGWMAFKDALAQAAAGFQEVEDERDRRTG from the coding sequence CTGACCGTGCGCCTGGAACAGATCTATCAGGACGTGATCCTCGATCACTACAAGCATCCACAGCACCGTGGGCTGCGAGAGCCGTTCGGCGCCCAGGTGTTTCACGTCAACCCGACGTGCGGTGACGAGATCACCCTGCGCGTCGCGCTGTCCGGCGACGGCGAGACTGTCACCGACGTCTCCTATGACGGGCAGGGGTGCTCGATCAGCCAGGCCGCCACTTCGGTGCTCACGCAGCAGGTGATCGGCCAGAGCGTGCCCCAGGCGCTCGAGACGGTCAGCGCGTTCACCGAGATGGTGTCCTCGCGCGGCACCGTCGAGGGCGACGAGGACGTCCTGGGCGATGGCGTCGCGTTCGCCGGCGTGGCGAAGTACCCGGCGCGCGTCAAGTGCGCGCTGCTGGGCTGGATGGCTTTCAAAGACGCTCTGGCCCAAGCGGCCGCAGGTTTTCAGGAGGTTGAGGATGAGCGAGACCGCCGCACCGGGTGA
- a CDS encoding acyl-CoA dehydrogenase — translation MGHYIANVRDLEFNLFEDLDVGAVLGTGRYADLDEETVRTILAEAARLAEGPVAESFACADRNPPAFDPAEHSISVPPELAKTVEAIKEAGWWRLGLAEEIGGMPAPPPLAWAVNEMIVCANPAANFFCLGPFMAHALFLEGNDEQRRWAAEGTERGWQATMVLTEPDAGSDVGAGRAKAIEQPDGTWHIEGVKRFISGGDVGDTAENIFHLVLARPEGAGPGTKGLSLFYVPKYLFDPETFELGPRNGVYATGLEHKMGIKSSPTCEMTFGATDVPAVGYLVGDVHNGIAQMFTVIEYARMTIGVKAAGTLSTGYLNALAFAKQRVQGADLTQMSDKTAPRVTIIHHPDVRRSLMTQKAYAEGLRALYMYAAAHQDDAVAQRVSGADHDMAHRIDDLLLPIVKGVSSERAYEVLTESLQTLGGSGFLQDYPLEQYIRDSKIDSLYEGTTAIQALDFFFRKIVRDRGQALQFLTSQVSRTIDTCDEALKPQAQLLQTALDDVTAMTAAMTAYLMSATQHPTDIYKVGLGSVRYLLAVGDLLIGWRLLAQAGIAHAALERGADKDAAFYRGKVATASFFAKNMLPRLTALRHVLDSIDDDIMRISEQAF, via the coding sequence TTGGGCCACTACATCGCAAACGTTCGCGACCTCGAGTTCAATTTGTTCGAGGACCTCGATGTCGGCGCCGTACTGGGCACCGGTCGCTATGCCGATCTGGACGAGGAGACCGTCCGCACCATCCTGGCCGAGGCCGCCCGCCTGGCGGAGGGCCCGGTAGCCGAATCCTTCGCGTGCGCCGACCGCAACCCACCGGCGTTCGACCCGGCCGAGCACAGCATCAGCGTGCCGCCCGAGCTGGCCAAGACCGTCGAGGCGATCAAGGAGGCCGGGTGGTGGCGGCTGGGCCTGGCCGAAGAGATCGGAGGGATGCCGGCGCCGCCGCCGTTGGCCTGGGCGGTCAACGAGATGATCGTGTGCGCCAATCCGGCCGCGAATTTCTTCTGTCTGGGCCCGTTCATGGCGCACGCGCTGTTCCTCGAGGGCAACGACGAGCAGCGGCGCTGGGCGGCCGAGGGCACCGAACGCGGCTGGCAGGCCACCATGGTGCTCACCGAACCGGACGCGGGCTCCGACGTCGGCGCGGGCCGCGCCAAGGCCATCGAGCAGCCGGACGGCACCTGGCACATCGAAGGCGTCAAACGGTTCATCTCCGGCGGGGACGTCGGCGACACCGCCGAGAACATCTTCCACCTGGTGCTGGCCCGCCCCGAGGGGGCCGGGCCGGGCACGAAGGGGCTGAGCCTGTTCTACGTGCCCAAGTACCTCTTCGACCCCGAGACGTTCGAACTCGGCCCGCGCAACGGGGTTTACGCCACCGGCCTGGAACACAAGATGGGCATCAAGTCCTCCCCCACGTGCGAAATGACCTTCGGCGCAACCGATGTGCCCGCCGTCGGCTACCTCGTCGGCGACGTGCACAACGGGATCGCGCAGATGTTCACCGTGATCGAGTACGCGCGCATGACAATCGGCGTGAAGGCCGCGGGCACCCTGTCCACCGGCTACCTGAACGCCCTGGCCTTCGCCAAACAGCGGGTGCAGGGCGCGGATCTGACGCAGATGTCGGACAAGACCGCGCCGCGGGTGACCATCATTCACCACCCCGACGTGCGCCGGAGCCTGATGACGCAGAAGGCGTACGCGGAGGGCCTGCGGGCGCTCTACATGTACGCGGCGGCGCATCAAGACGATGCTGTGGCACAACGCGTTTCGGGGGCCGACCACGATATGGCGCACCGCATCGACGACCTGTTGTTGCCGATCGTCAAGGGGGTGAGCTCCGAGCGCGCCTACGAGGTGCTGACCGAGTCGCTGCAGACGCTGGGCGGTTCCGGCTTCCTGCAGGACTACCCGCTCGAACAGTACATCCGCGACTCCAAGATCGACTCCCTCTACGAGGGCACCACGGCGATTCAGGCGCTGGACTTCTTCTTCCGCAAGATCGTCCGCGACCGGGGCCAGGCGTTGCAGTTCCTGACCTCCCAGGTCAGTCGCACCATCGACACCTGCGACGAGGCGCTGAAGCCCCAGGCCCAGCTGCTGCAGACCGCGCTCGACGACGTCACGGCGATGACCGCCGCCATGACCGCATACCTGATGTCCGCGACCCAACACCCCACCGACATCTACAAGGTGGGTCTCGGATCGGTGCGTTACCTGCTGGCGGTCGGCGACCTGCTGATCGGGTGGCGGTTGCTGGCGCAGGCCGGCATCGCACACGCGGCGCTCGAGCGCGGCGCCGACAAGGACGCCGCCTTCTACCGCGGCAAGGTGGCGACCGCGTCGTTCTTCGCCAAGAACATGCTTCCCAGGCTGACCGCGCTGCGCCATGTCCTCGACTCGATCGACGACGACATCATGCGCATTTCCGAGCAGGCGTTCTGA
- the trxA gene encoding thioredoxin, translating to MTTVDLTAEKFNETIEGNDIVLVDFWASWCGPCRQFAPTFQASSDKHPDIVFAKVDTEAEQQLAAAAQIRSIPTLMAFKKGKLLFNQPGALPAAALEDLVQQVKSFDVEAAGAEQAPSDQ from the coding sequence GTGACAACAGTGGATCTCACAGCCGAGAAATTCAACGAGACCATCGAGGGCAACGACATCGTCCTCGTCGACTTCTGGGCGTCCTGGTGCGGCCCGTGCCGCCAATTCGCGCCGACTTTCCAGGCGTCGTCCGACAAGCACCCCGACATCGTGTTCGCCAAGGTTGACACCGAGGCCGAGCAACAGCTCGCGGCGGCCGCCCAGATCCGGTCCATTCCCACGCTGATGGCCTTCAAGAAGGGCAAGCTGCTCTTCAACCAGCCCGGGGCGTTGCCGGCGGCGGCGCTCGAGGACCTGGTGCAGCAGGTCAAATCCTTCGACGTCGAGGCGGCGGGGGCCGAGCAGGCCCCGTCAGACCAGTAG
- a CDS encoding DUF5666 domain-containing protein — protein MIPASCPTSRLTRLAVVAVAGATALSVAACGSSNKSASTSTSTSTSTTTSTTTATAPAQGEAKVSGLIASVAGNAIQVTKEDNTNATVNFTATTKILEITPAALADVTMGSCVTVRPVKEETQGNQPVTAASVKVSPAVNGTCPQPQKPPAASSSTAPPGSPAPAPPKPIRGAVASVTGNTINVTGSDASGNTQQTAVTVDDKTKYTKQTSAATEAITPGKCLYARGTMDNANALQATSIQLRPAKNGKCEGPGAHPGHGG, from the coding sequence TTGATACCTGCCAGTTGTCCCACGTCCCGGTTAACCCGCCTCGCGGTCGTCGCAGTCGCCGGAGCCACCGCGCTGTCGGTCGCCGCGTGCGGTTCCTCGAACAAGTCGGCGTCCACCTCGACCTCCACGTCCACCTCGACGACGACCTCGACCACCACCGCCACGGCGCCGGCTCAGGGCGAAGCGAAGGTCAGCGGGCTCATCGCGTCGGTGGCCGGCAACGCGATCCAGGTCACCAAAGAGGACAACACCAACGCGACGGTCAACTTCACCGCGACCACCAAGATCCTCGAGATCACGCCGGCCGCGCTCGCCGACGTCACCATGGGCAGCTGCGTCACCGTGCGTCCCGTCAAGGAGGAGACCCAGGGCAACCAGCCGGTGACGGCCGCTTCGGTGAAGGTCAGCCCCGCCGTCAACGGCACCTGCCCGCAACCCCAGAAGCCCCCGGCCGCTTCCAGCAGCACGGCGCCGCCCGGATCCCCCGCGCCCGCGCCGCCCAAGCCGATCCGCGGCGCGGTGGCGTCGGTGACGGGTAACACCATCAACGTCACGGGCAGCGACGCCAGCGGGAACACCCAGCAGACGGCCGTGACGGTGGACGACAAGACGAAGTACACCAAGCAGACCTCCGCCGCGACTGAGGCCATCACCCCGGGCAAGTGCCTGTACGCGCGCGGGACCATGGACAACGCCAACGCGCTGCAGGCCACCAGCATCCAGCTGCGCCCGGCCAAGAACGGCAAGTGCGAAGGCCCGGGCGCGCACCCGGGACACGGCGGCTGA
- the sufD gene encoding Fe-S cluster assembly protein SufD has product MTAPAAINKGELFASFDVDAFEVPGGRDEIWRFTPLRRLRGLHDGSAPGTGRAPISVADQPGVQTETVRRGDERLGQGGVPTDRVAAQAFSSFNSATLVTVGRDVQVAEPVGITVTGPGEGAVAYGHLQIRVGELGEAVVVIDHRGSGTYADNVEFVVGDAARLTVVWIADWADDMVHLSAHHAKLGKDAVLRHVSVTLGGEVVRLSANVRFAAPGGDAELLGLYFADDGQHLESRLLVDHAKPNCRSNVLYKGALQGDPDSQRPDAHTVWVGDVLIRAEATDTETFEVNRNLVLTDGARADSVPNLEIETGEIVGAGHASATGRFDDEQLFYLRSRGIPEEQARRLVVRGFFGEIISKIAVPEIRERLTAAIEHELAITESKATA; this is encoded by the coding sequence ATGACGGCTCCTGCCGCGATCAACAAGGGCGAGCTGTTCGCCTCCTTCGACGTCGACGCCTTCGAGGTGCCCGGCGGCCGCGACGAGATCTGGCGGTTCACCCCGCTGCGCCGGCTGCGGGGCCTGCACGACGGCTCGGCGCCCGGCACGGGCAGGGCGCCGATCAGCGTCGCCGACCAGCCGGGGGTGCAGACCGAGACCGTACGCCGCGGCGACGAGCGCCTGGGCCAGGGCGGCGTACCCACCGACCGCGTTGCCGCGCAAGCTTTTTCGTCGTTCAACTCCGCGACACTGGTGACGGTCGGGCGCGATGTGCAGGTCGCCGAGCCGGTCGGCATCACGGTGACCGGGCCGGGCGAGGGCGCGGTCGCCTACGGACACCTGCAGATCAGGGTCGGTGAGCTCGGCGAGGCGGTCGTTGTGATCGACCACCGGGGCAGCGGGACCTATGCGGACAACGTCGAGTTCGTCGTCGGGGACGCCGCGCGGCTCACCGTCGTGTGGATCGCCGACTGGGCCGACGACATGGTGCACCTGAGCGCGCACCACGCCAAGCTCGGCAAGGACGCGGTGCTTCGCCACGTCTCGGTCACCCTCGGTGGGGAGGTCGTGCGCCTGTCGGCCAATGTGCGCTTCGCCGCGCCAGGCGGGGACGCGGAACTGCTGGGCCTGTACTTCGCCGACGACGGTCAGCACCTCGAGTCGCGGCTCCTGGTCGACCACGCCAAGCCCAACTGCCGCAGCAACGTGCTGTACAAGGGCGCGCTGCAGGGAGACCCGGACTCACAGCGGCCCGACGCACACACGGTGTGGGTGGGCGACGTGCTGATCCGCGCCGAGGCCACCGACACCGAGACCTTCGAGGTCAACCGCAACCTGGTGCTCACCGACGGTGCGCGCGCCGACTCGGTGCCCAACCTCGAGATCGAGACGGGCGAGATCGTCGGTGCCGGACACGCAAGTGCCACAGGCCGTTTCGACGACGAGCAACTGTTCTACCTGCGTTCCCGCGGCATTCCCGAGGAGCAGGCCCGCCGGCTGGTGGTGCGCGGCTTCTTCGGCGAGATCATCTCCAAGATCGCGGTGCCCGAGATCCGGGAACGCCTGACCGCGGCCATCGAACACGAACTGGCCATCACCGAATCGAAAGCAACCGCCTGA